From Paraburkholderia flava, a single genomic window includes:
- a CDS encoding ExbD/TolR family protein, translated as MQVQDDDKPYDDINITPMLDLAYVLLIIFIIMTTASVQGIKVDLPKASSATSLAKPKTKAITVADSGQLFLDAYPVTMAELEDRLRTQKALSPDFPIVLKGDATVQYQRVMDVLDLLRRLDLSQVGLVTGKSKAS; from the coding sequence ATGCAGGTTCAGGACGACGACAAGCCCTACGACGACATCAACATCACGCCGATGCTGGACCTGGCGTACGTGCTGCTGATCATCTTCATCATCATGACGACCGCGTCGGTGCAGGGCATCAAGGTCGATCTGCCGAAGGCGAGTTCGGCGACGAGCCTCGCGAAGCCGAAGACGAAGGCGATTACCGTCGCGGACTCGGGGCAACTCTTTCTCGACGCGTACCCGGTGACGATGGCCGAACTCGAAGACCGGCTGCGCACGCAGAAAGCGCTGTCGCCGGATTTTCCGATCGTGCTGAAGGGCGACGCGACCGTGCAGTACCAGCGCGTGATGGACGTGCTCGATCTGCTGCGTCGTCTCGATCTGTCGCAGGTCGGTCTCGTGACCGGCAAGAGCAAGGCGAGCTAA
- a CDS encoding DUF2341 domain-containing protein, protein MKRALLMLLTVLLGCLPGMAHAWWQNDWSYRKAITIDTGPKGANLTDAAGRTPLLIRLHSGNFQFDGLQDSGADIRFVAADDKTPLNYHIEQYDPVLGVALVWIDVPSLPAGSTQPLWMYYGNTKAPDGAKAAETFDADYTLVYHFNGAAGAPPKDVTAYANNAQSAPARIAEDGIVGKAAQFNGASPLNLPASPSLAVTAGGAFTFSAWVKPAALTPQTLLYSRRDGANALFVGLDNGVPFAEIDGGTAPVRVAGTQPVAANQWSAIAFTADGKNLTLYVGGKQVAQSAGALPALNTAAVVGGDVANAPAGTTTFTGYTGEIDELRLSKVARSASTLAIDALSQGAESKLVDYGADEKQSGFGFGYFGVIVHSVTVDAWVVIGILLLMAFVSWVVMWTKATYVGTVDKANNFFIERFRAVAGKHLVGLAHADDKTDEGRRLHRSSLYRLYKAGVDEIHSRVDTNGRTVITAESIEAIRASMDATLVRENQKLSKSMVLLTIAISGGPFLGLLGTVVGVMITFAAIAAAGDVNVNAIAPGIAAALLATVTGLFVAIPALFGYNYLLIRNKNVTANMQVFVDEFVTRLAEAHRSADHSLAAD, encoded by the coding sequence GTGAAACGTGCTTTGCTGATGCTGTTGACCGTGCTGCTCGGCTGCCTGCCGGGGATGGCGCATGCGTGGTGGCAGAACGACTGGTCGTATCGCAAGGCGATCACGATCGATACCGGGCCGAAGGGCGCGAATCTTACCGATGCCGCAGGCCGTACGCCATTGTTGATTCGCCTGCACTCGGGCAATTTCCAGTTCGATGGTCTGCAGGATAGCGGTGCCGACATCCGCTTCGTCGCCGCCGACGACAAGACGCCGCTCAACTATCACATCGAGCAGTACGACCCGGTGCTCGGCGTCGCACTGGTCTGGATCGATGTGCCGTCGCTGCCTGCAGGCTCGACGCAGCCGCTGTGGATGTACTACGGCAACACCAAGGCGCCGGACGGCGCGAAGGCGGCCGAGACATTCGACGCGGACTACACGCTCGTCTATCACTTCAACGGCGCGGCCGGCGCCCCGCCGAAGGACGTGACCGCGTATGCGAACAACGCGCAGAGCGCACCGGCGCGGATTGCCGAAGACGGCATCGTCGGTAAGGCAGCGCAGTTCAATGGCGCGAGTCCGCTGAACCTGCCGGCGAGTCCGTCGCTGGCAGTGACGGCCGGTGGTGCATTCACGTTCAGTGCGTGGGTCAAGCCTGCCGCGCTGACACCGCAGACGCTGCTGTACAGCCGTCGCGATGGCGCGAATGCGTTGTTCGTCGGGCTCGACAACGGCGTGCCGTTCGCCGAGATCGACGGCGGCACGGCGCCGGTGCGTGTGGCCGGGACGCAGCCCGTCGCAGCGAATCAATGGAGCGCGATTGCGTTCACCGCCGACGGCAAGAACCTCACGCTGTACGTCGGCGGCAAGCAGGTTGCGCAGAGCGCCGGCGCATTGCCTGCGCTCAATACCGCAGCGGTGGTCGGCGGCGACGTCGCGAATGCGCCTGCGGGCACGACGACCTTCACGGGCTACACCGGCGAGATCGACGAACTGCGTCTGTCGAAGGTCGCACGTTCCGCTTCAACGCTTGCAATCGACGCGCTGTCGCAAGGCGCCGAATCGAAACTGGTCGACTACGGCGCTGACGAAAAGCAGTCGGGCTTCGGCTTCGGTTACTTCGGTGTGATCGTGCATTCGGTCACCGTCGATGCGTGGGTCGTGATCGGCATCCTGCTGCTGATGGCGTTCGTATCGTGGGTCGTGATGTGGACGAAGGCGACCTACGTCGGCACCGTCGACAAGGCGAACAACTTCTTCATCGAGCGTTTCCGCGCGGTGGCCGGCAAGCATCTGGTCGGGCTCGCGCATGCGGACGACAAGACCGACGAAGGCCGACGTCTGCATCGCTCGTCGCTGTACCGGCTGTACAAGGCAGGCGTCGACGAGATTCACAGCCGCGTCGATACCAATGGACGCACGGTGATCACCGCCGAATCGATCGAAGCGATCCGCGCATCGATGGACGCGACGCTCGTGCGCGAGAACCAGAAGCTGTCGAAGTCGATGGTGCTGCTGACGATCGCGATTTCGGGCGGTCCGTTCCTCGGTCTGCTCGGCACGGTGGTCGGCGTGATGATCACGTTCGCCGCGATCGCCGCAGCCGGCGACGTCAACGTGAACGCGATCGCGCCGGGTATCGCCGCTGCGCTGCTCGCGACGGTGACAGGTCTGTTCGTCGCGATTCCTGCGCTGTTTGGCTACAACTACCTGCTGATCCGCAACAAGAACGTGACCGCGAACATGCAGGTGTTCGTCGACGAATTCGTCACGCGGCTCGCCGAGGCACACCGCTCGGCCGATCATTCGCTCGCCGCGGATTGA
- the gspF gene encoding type II secretion system inner membrane protein GspF: protein MTAFRFEAIDTAGKARKGVLDGDSARSVRSQLRAQGLVPMTVTTAAGRTQGAAGQNSTAARFGRKLSQREQALLTRQLASLLTSGLPLDEALSVLTDQAERDYIRELMAAIRGEVLGGHSFANALAQHPRDFPDIYRALVSAGEHTGKLGLVLSRLADYIEQRNALKQKITLAFTYPAVVTVVAFGIVAFLLSYVVPQVVNVFASTKQQLPFLTVMMMALSDAVRHWWWAMALTVLVIAYFVRSTLSRPGPRLAFDRWLLTAPLAGKLVRGYNTVRFASTLGILIAAGVPILRALQAAGETLSNRAMSRLVSDAIVRVREGTSLSRALGNTKTFPPVLVHLIRSGEATGDVTTMLDRASAGEASELERRTMFLTSLLEPLLILAMGGTVLVIVLAVMLPIIELNNLVH, encoded by the coding sequence ATGACCGCATTCCGTTTCGAAGCCATCGACACGGCCGGCAAGGCACGCAAGGGCGTACTCGACGGCGACAGCGCACGCTCGGTACGCAGCCAGCTGCGCGCGCAGGGTCTGGTTCCAATGACGGTCACGACCGCCGCCGGACGCACGCAGGGTGCAGCAGGTCAAAACTCAACCGCAGCACGTTTCGGACGCAAACTCTCGCAACGCGAACAGGCACTGCTAACGCGCCAACTAGCGAGCCTGCTGACCTCAGGCTTGCCGCTCGACGAAGCGCTATCAGTGCTCACCGATCAAGCCGAACGCGACTACATCCGCGAACTGATGGCTGCGATCCGCGGCGAAGTGCTCGGCGGTCATTCGTTTGCGAACGCGCTTGCACAACATCCGCGCGATTTCCCCGACATCTATCGCGCACTCGTGTCGGCCGGCGAACATACCGGCAAGCTCGGCCTCGTGCTGTCGCGTCTCGCCGACTACATCGAACAGCGCAATGCGCTCAAACAGAAAATCACGCTCGCGTTCACGTACCCGGCGGTCGTGACGGTCGTCGCGTTCGGCATCGTCGCGTTCCTGCTGAGCTACGTCGTGCCGCAGGTCGTCAACGTGTTCGCGAGCACGAAACAGCAACTGCCGTTTCTCACGGTGATGATGATGGCGCTGTCGGACGCGGTACGTCACTGGTGGTGGGCGATGGCGCTCACCGTGCTGGTGATTGCGTATTTCGTGCGCTCGACGCTGTCGCGTCCCGGCCCCCGTCTCGCATTCGATCGCTGGCTGCTCACCGCGCCGCTCGCGGGCAAACTCGTGCGCGGCTACAACACGGTGCGTTTCGCGAGCACGCTCGGCATTTTGATTGCCGCCGGCGTGCCGATCCTGCGCGCGCTGCAGGCAGCAGGCGAAACGCTCAGCAACCGCGCGATGAGCAGGCTCGTCAGCGATGCGATCGTGCGTGTGCGCGAAGGCACGTCGCTGTCGCGCGCGCTCGGCAATACGAAAACGTTTCCGCCGGTGCTCGTGCATCTGATCCGCTCCGGCGAAGCAACCGGTGACGTGACGACGATGCTCGATCGCGCATCGGCCGGCGAGGCATCGGAGCTCGAGCGTCGCACGATGTTCCTCACCAGCCTGCTCGAACCGCTGCTGATTCTCGCAATGGGCGGCACGGTACTCGTGATCGTGCTCGCAGTGATGCTGCCGATCATCGAGCTGAACAACCTGGTCCACTGA
- the gspK gene encoding type II secretion system minor pseudopilin GspK, with protein MTRVTTRERGVAIVTVLLIVALVATLAASLLWREWVAVRDVENQRVATQTMWIERAAVEWARAELRLQTSTSGITQPAQRWAAPVQDTKLADLLPADVVSVNSDLEHATISGEVEDAQAKFNLMNLVTRPGPSAPFQVDVDGLAAYRRLLSGAGLDPALAKPTADHLLRALAIGPRNGNSSDADDWPLQPTSIDDFASVPGYDPHTISTLAPLVTVLPDTTTINANTASPDVLAAAIPTLTHGQADALINRRNTAYFVSTGDVATTLYSTLGNGQLPLGSIVGVTSGYFIVHCRIRSERINMRMDTLIARYGIGDFSWTVVTWVHRLSG; from the coding sequence GTGACACGTGTAACGACGCGCGAACGCGGTGTCGCGATCGTGACGGTGCTGTTGATCGTCGCGCTTGTGGCCACGCTTGCCGCGAGCCTGCTATGGCGCGAATGGGTCGCGGTACGCGACGTCGAGAATCAACGCGTCGCGACGCAAACAATGTGGATCGAACGCGCGGCAGTGGAATGGGCCCGCGCGGAGCTGCGGCTGCAAACGTCGACGTCGGGCATCACGCAACCGGCGCAACGCTGGGCCGCACCGGTACAAGACACCAAACTCGCCGACCTGCTGCCGGCCGACGTCGTCTCCGTGAACAGCGATCTCGAGCACGCGACGATCTCCGGCGAAGTCGAAGACGCGCAGGCCAAATTCAATCTGATGAACCTGGTGACGCGACCAGGTCCGAGCGCGCCGTTCCAGGTCGACGTGGATGGTCTCGCGGCATACCGGCGGCTACTCAGTGGCGCAGGGCTCGACCCGGCGCTCGCCAAACCGACTGCGGACCATCTGCTGCGTGCGCTCGCGATCGGGCCACGCAATGGCAATAGCAGCGACGCCGACGACTGGCCGCTACAGCCCACGTCGATCGACGATTTCGCGAGCGTGCCCGGCTACGATCCGCACACGATCAGCACGCTCGCACCGCTCGTCACGGTGCTGCCCGACACCACGACGATCAACGCGAACACCGCGTCACCCGACGTGCTCGCCGCCGCGATTCCGACGCTGACACACGGGCAGGCCGACGCGCTGATCAACCGGCGCAATACCGCTTACTTCGTCAGCACCGGCGACGTCGCGACCACGCTCTACTCGACGCTCGGCAACGGACAGTTGCCGCTCGGCTCGATCGTCGGCGTGACCAGTGGTTACTTCATCGTGCATTGCCGGATTCGTTCGGAGCGCATCAACATGCGGATGGATACGTTGATTGCGCGGTACGGGATCGGCGATTTCAGCTGGACGGTCGTGACGTGGGTGCACCGGTTGAGCGGCTGA
- a CDS encoding substrate-binding domain-containing protein: MKFSKRKICTAVVFACSALGASAAMAQVSLLGGGSSLVFPSITSEITQFGGGINYFSVGSGAGQTAFLTNAPASLGQTSGTVHFANSDAALSSTQVDTTGSYARTSTDGKLIQLPYIVTPITVPYVSQPSSVTGTVALDDNDLCGIYSGKITNWTQIINPTTSAAYTTVSTPIQVVYRLDGSGTTDLLTRHLAAVCTTGASGNSNVAFNETQAFASNFTTVPANFIGATGSGGVASQLVSYRTAGTAAFGYLSPDYTNTTLAPSSPNATNALAVASLRNSTTGLDVAPTYQNATIALGSVAAPSGAAAEANPFNWVPGANISKTDPSWIAISNPKAGYPISGTSNIIVSQCYKTSLLRTRLVNFLTAHYTNATYAAILNNNGFDVVPASYKNAITADILANTNGYNLNIGNSVCGTLGR; encoded by the coding sequence ATGAAATTCAGCAAGCGCAAGATCTGCACCGCAGTCGTTTTCGCATGCTCGGCACTCGGCGCATCGGCAGCGATGGCTCAAGTGTCTCTCCTCGGTGGCGGTTCGTCGCTCGTGTTCCCGAGCATCACGTCGGAAATCACGCAGTTCGGCGGCGGCATCAATTATTTCTCGGTTGGCAGCGGCGCCGGTCAAACGGCATTCCTGACCAACGCCCCGGCTTCGCTCGGTCAGACGAGCGGCACGGTTCACTTCGCGAATAGCGACGCTGCTCTGTCGTCGACGCAAGTCGACACGACGGGCTCGTATGCCCGTACGTCCACCGACGGCAAGCTGATCCAGCTGCCGTACATCGTCACGCCGATTACGGTTCCGTATGTGAGCCAGCCTTCGTCGGTGACGGGCACGGTTGCACTGGACGACAACGATCTGTGCGGCATCTACTCCGGTAAGATCACCAACTGGACGCAGATCATCAACCCGACGACGAGCGCCGCCTATACGACGGTCAGCACGCCGATTCAAGTGGTGTATCGCCTTGACGGCAGCGGCACGACCGATCTGCTGACGCGCCACCTGGCCGCGGTCTGCACGACCGGCGCCAGCGGCAATTCGAACGTCGCGTTCAACGAAACGCAGGCGTTCGCGAGCAACTTCACCACGGTGCCGGCGAACTTCATCGGCGCGACGGGTAGCGGTGGTGTGGCATCGCAACTGGTGTCGTACCGTACTGCTGGCACGGCTGCATTCGGTTACCTGAGCCCGGACTACACGAACACGACGCTCGCTCCGTCGTCGCCGAACGCGACGAACGCGCTGGCAGTGGCCAGCCTGCGCAATTCGACGACGGGCCTTGACGTTGCCCCGACGTATCAGAACGCGACGATCGCCCTTGGCTCGGTGGCAGCGCCGAGCGGTGCGGCTGCCGAAGCCAACCCGTTCAACTGGGTGCCGGGTGCCAACATCAGCAAGACGGACCCGTCGTGGATCGCCATTTCGAATCCGAAGGCAGGCTATCCGATCTCTGGTACGAGCAACATCATCGTCAGCCAGTGCTACAAGACGTCGCTTCTGCGTACGCGTCTGGTCAACTTCCTGACGGCGCACTACACCAACGCCACGTACGCTGCGATCCTGAACAACAACGGCTTCGATGTGGTTCCGGCTTCGTATAAGAACGCGATCACCGCCGACATCCTGGCGAACACGAACGGCTACAACCTGAACATCGGCAACTCGGTCTGCGGCACGCTCGGCCGTTAA
- a CDS encoding ShlB/FhaC/HecB family hemolysin secretion/activation protein: MAPASHGEATGRRLGWVSALIAGSVALAAGTAHAQTAANGVMTAADPATHPSSFDVNEFIVRGNTVLSSLDIEKAVYPFEGPGRSINDVNAAVDALTNVYHDKGYQSVVVELPQQQVKNGVIVLQVVEAKVGRLRVEGAKYYSPQNVRDAVPALAEGKVPDFTQAQQQLSDLNRSADRQVIPVLKQGAMPQTVDVDLKVDDHNPLHGTLDVNNDNSPGTSSLRTSATVSYSNLWQLGHVVSATYLIAPQHPTDARVYSFSYLAPLPDSHWSLLATVLHSDSNVASLGNTNVLGKGTTYGFTAIYTLPSTDTYAHSVSVEIDRKHYDETDTFGTVGSIAQSAPLTYVPITLAYNSQLNLKQSQTSFSASVTAGIRGLGSTWDEFDNKRFNAQPDFVYGKFDVNHTQNLPHDVQANAHVSVQISGSPLVSSEQFAAGGMTSVRGYMQAEDTADSGVIGSVELRSPSIASYVGSALDEWRFHVFVDAAHLWLLSPLPEQTSSFNLVSAGFGTRVKLLKYASADFEAGWPLRSGVYTRAYSPRFDFYVRLGF; encoded by the coding sequence ATGGCGCCCGCGAGTCACGGGGAAGCAACTGGCAGGCGGCTTGGCTGGGTATCGGCGCTGATCGCGGGAAGCGTCGCACTGGCCGCCGGCACTGCCCACGCGCAGACAGCTGCGAACGGCGTGATGACCGCCGCCGATCCGGCAACGCATCCGTCGAGCTTCGACGTGAACGAGTTCATCGTTCGGGGCAACACGGTACTTTCATCGCTCGACATCGAGAAGGCGGTCTATCCGTTCGAAGGCCCGGGCCGCTCGATCAACGATGTGAACGCTGCGGTCGATGCATTGACGAACGTGTACCACGACAAAGGCTATCAGTCGGTCGTCGTCGAGCTGCCGCAGCAGCAGGTGAAGAACGGCGTGATCGTGCTGCAGGTGGTCGAGGCGAAGGTCGGGCGTTTGCGTGTCGAAGGCGCGAAGTACTACTCGCCGCAGAACGTACGCGACGCGGTGCCCGCGCTGGCCGAAGGCAAGGTGCCGGACTTCACGCAGGCGCAGCAGCAATTGAGCGATCTGAACCGCTCCGCCGATCGCCAGGTGATTCCGGTGCTGAAGCAGGGCGCGATGCCGCAGACCGTCGACGTGGATCTGAAAGTGGACGATCACAATCCGTTGCACGGCACGCTCGACGTGAACAACGACAACAGCCCCGGCACGTCGTCGCTGCGCACGAGCGCGACGGTCAGTTATTCGAACCTGTGGCAGCTCGGTCATGTGGTGTCGGCAACCTACCTGATCGCGCCGCAGCATCCGACCGACGCGCGCGTCTACTCGTTCTCGTACCTCGCGCCGCTCCCCGATTCGCACTGGAGTCTGCTCGCCACGGTGCTGCATTCGGACAGCAACGTCGCGTCGCTCGGCAACACGAATGTGCTCGGCAAGGGCACGACGTACGGCTTCACCGCGATCTACACGCTGCCGTCGACCGACACGTACGCGCATTCGGTCAGCGTCGAGATCGACCGCAAGCACTACGACGAAACGGACACCTTCGGCACCGTTGGCAGCATCGCGCAGTCCGCACCGCTCACGTACGTGCCGATCACGCTTGCGTACAACAGCCAGCTGAACCTGAAGCAGTCGCAGACGTCGTTCTCGGCGTCGGTGACGGCGGGCATCCGCGGTCTCGGCAGCACGTGGGACGAATTCGACAACAAGCGCTTCAACGCGCAGCCCGATTTCGTGTACGGCAAGTTCGACGTGAATCACACGCAGAACCTGCCGCACGACGTGCAGGCGAACGCGCACGTCAGCGTGCAGATTTCCGGCTCGCCGCTGGTATCGAGCGAGCAGTTCGCGGCCGGCGGCATGACGAGCGTGCGCGGCTACATGCAGGCCGAGGACACCGCCGACAGCGGCGTGATCGGCTCGGTCGAACTGCGCAGTCCGTCGATTGCGTCGTATGTCGGCAGCGCGCTCGACGAGTGGCGTTTTCATGTGTTCGTCGACGCCGCGCATCTGTGGCTGCTGAGCCCGCTGCCCGAGCAGACGTCGTCGTTCAACCTGGTGAGCGCGGGCTTCGGCACGCGCGTGAAGTTGCTGAAGTACGCGAGCGCGGATTTCGAGGCCGGCTGGCCGCTGCGCTCGGGTGTCTACACGCGGGCCTACAGCCCACGCTTCGATTTCTATGTGCGACTCGGTTTCTGA
- a CDS encoding type II toxin-antitoxin system prevent-host-death family antitoxin: MKQFFWQQAVSMATRDFSRNPSKALREANTHPVMVTKYGQPVACLIPIDYWNSVIDMLRNMDISTRIERRDM; the protein is encoded by the coding sequence GTGAAGCAATTCTTTTGGCAACAGGCCGTCAGCATGGCCACGCGCGACTTCAGCAGGAATCCCTCCAAGGCATTGCGAGAGGCTAATACCCACCCCGTCATGGTGACCAAATACGGTCAGCCGGTGGCATGCCTGATTCCGATCGATTACTGGAATTCAGTGATCGACATGCTTCGCAATATGGATATATCCACCCGCATCGAACGACGCGACATGTGA
- a CDS encoding GspH/FimT family pseudopilin has product MRDLNKRRNQRGFTLLEMLVVLLIAGMLIAVVTLAPTHNRRTDLTEEAQRLSMLFESAVDEAQIRSTPIAWQPVGGGYRFMRRGANGSWQPLADSVLGAHRWQAEVTGVSIRYTGGSTTQRVVFGEESIDAPITVTLYSGDTRMQVMSTGIGSFSVRRP; this is encoded by the coding sequence ATGCGCGACTTAAACAAGCGACGCAATCAGCGCGGCTTCACACTGCTCGAAATGCTGGTAGTGCTGCTGATCGCGGGAATGCTGATCGCAGTCGTTACGCTCGCACCGACGCACAATCGCAGGACCGATCTCACCGAGGAAGCGCAGCGGCTCTCGATGCTGTTCGAATCCGCCGTCGACGAAGCGCAGATCCGTTCGACGCCGATCGCATGGCAACCGGTCGGCGGTGGCTATCGTTTCATGCGACGTGGCGCGAACGGCAGCTGGCAACCGCTCGCCGACAGCGTGCTCGGCGCACATCGCTGGCAAGCGGAAGTCACGGGCGTATCGATTCGCTACACCGGCGGCAGCACGACGCAGCGCGTCGTATTCGGCGAAGAAAGCATCGATGCACCGATCACGGTCACGCTCTATTCAGGCGATACGCGAATGCAGGTAATGAGCACGGGCATTGGAAGTTTTAGCGTGCGACGGCCTTAA